From Fulvivirga lutea:
TCAAAAGTTGCATCAAGTGTTAACATCTAAGAAACTTATTTGGATTTGATTACAAAGGTAATTCTTCCTGTAGAAACAGGTGCTACCAATGAATTATCTGAAGTCTTACTGAAGGTGAGTTTTTCAACTTCAGAGCGGTATATTTTTTCAACAGTTGGACTTACACTTCTCTCTATCGTTCTTACTGAAAGTATCTCCCCCTGATCATCAATTTTAATCTCAAATACAATTCTCCCATTTTCGTTAGAAGTATCATTGGGTTTTGGTTTGAAGTCCCAAATCCAGCCTGTCATGTCCAGAGCTGAGCCTCCTCCGCCACCTGCATTTCCATACAATGCCCGGGAATCTAAGGTTCCTTTTTCATCACCCTTATCACCAACTTTATTGGCATCATCTCCATGGTTTGCTTTCTGCTGTGAAGTTGATTCACCTGTTTTACCGCTTGCTCCTTCTTCTGGTTTTACTACTTCTTTCTTTACTTCAGGCTTCTTCTCAACTTCTTTTTCTTTTACCACTTCCTCTTTAACAACAGGTTTAACAGGCTTATCTTCTATCACTTTCTGAACCACGTCAGGAGATTCCTGAACATTATCAGTTGCATCTTCTACAATTGGTTCAGCAGATTCTTCTGACTCTGCCTCCACAGCTTCTTCAGATACCACTTCTTGCTCGGGTAAATTCTCAGGGGCTGCTTCTTCCTCAGACTCACTGTCATTGGCTGCTGTTTCTGGCTGAATTTCACCTGAACCAACATTATCTAAACCAAAATTTAGTTCAATACCATATTCAGGAAGTGGAGGATCGGGCTCCCTCCAGGCGATCATAAATAAGAAGGCAAGAAGCAATACAGAATGTATCAACGCTGAAATCAGTGCTGCATTCCTCTTATTCTTCTTTTCTTCTGATTCTGTCATTACTTAGGTTTTGTAGCAATTGACACCTTCGCTTCTAATGCAGTGGCAATATCAGCAACATACACCAAATGCTCTGTGGGCACACTGCTATCAATATGTAAAACAACCACTCCTTCTTTTTCCGTTAACTTGCTTTTCAGTTCTCCTTCTAATAAAGCTCTGGACACCTTCTTATCATTTACATAGTAATCCAGTTCTTTGGTAATAGTCACAGAAACCTTTTGCAATTCTACCGTAGAGGATTTGCTAGTAGGTAAATTAACGGGCAACCCTGATGGTGTAATAAATGAAGAAGTAAGCATAAAAAAGACCAATAGCAAAAAGATGATGTCGGTCATAGACGACATGCTGAACATTGGTTCTACATTATGTTTAGACTTTAATGCCACAACTTAATTCTTTGGTTCCTGTAATAGATCGATAAATTCAACGGAAGAGTATTCCATTTGATGCACTATCTTCTGAACGCGAGTAACAAGATAATTGTAACCCAAATACGCCAGAATACCAACGAACAAGCCTGCCGCAGTGGTTATCATAGCTGTATAAATACCTTCAGAAAGCAATTTAGGGCTTACTGAACCTTCTTCCTGTGCTATGGCAATAAAGGCTTGTATCATACCAATGACGGTACCTAAAAAGCCCAGCATAGGTGCAGAACCTGAAATAGTAGCTAATAAGGAAAGGTTTTTCTCCAGTTTGAAAATTTCAATCTTACCCACATTCTCAATAGAAACTTCAATATTCTTTAATGGGCTACCAATTCGTGCTATCCCCTTTTCAATCATTTTAACAATAGGAGAATCGTATTGAGTACATAACATTTTTGCGCCTTTCACATCCCCCTTTTCAACAAGGCCTCGAATTTGAGTCATAAAGCCTTCAGGAGCCGTTGAAGATTTCTTTATTGAAAGCACCCGCTCAATGAATATGTATACTGCTGCTACCCATAAAAGTAAAATGGGTATCATCATAAAACCTCCTTGAAAAAGGAGGTCTATTACTCTTACCGAATTATCATTAGCTAAAGCCGCTGAGGTGGTATCCTGAGCGGCTATTATCTGTGTTAATATCATATTAATATTTGATTACCCAAACGTCCTCGCCATACTCGCTTTTTAGCTCTGTGGCTCTATTTTCAGCAGCAGCCCACGAGTCTTGACTATCAACTGTTACCCGATGAAACTTGCTCTTGCCAAAAGGTGGTATCAAATTCACATTAACTCCTTTTTTATTAAGTTTTTTGGCGTAATCCATAGCAAGGTCACCGTCAATAGCACTGGCAACTACAACATAAAAACGTCCAGTCCTTGAACTAATTGTTTCTACGGTGCCTATTTTTGGTTTTGCCGCTTCTTCTGCTGCTAATCTTGCAGCTTCTGCTTCTGCCGCTTCTCTTGCTTTCCGTTCCTCCTCAGCCTTTTTGGCAGCAGCTTCTTCTTTTGCTTTTTGAGCAGCTATTTGTTCCTGGCGCGCTTTTTCTTCAGCATCTTTAGCAGGACCATAAAATCCAAAATACCAAATTGCCAAACCAGCTAATACAACTACTAATACTATTCCTATGATTTTACCAACATTGGAGTTCTCTTCCTGTGGAGGAGTATAACTACCTGGAACATATTCATCAGATTCTTCAGACGTACTAGAGTCACTACTATCTTCATCTGAATCATACGAGCTGTAGGCATATGTTTCACTTTCTTCAGACTCCGATTCTGATGCGTAGTCAGACTCACTGGCTTCAGGTTCACTTTCATCCGAAGATTCATCTAATGGCTGAGGATCTACATCCGGTAAACCGAAATTATCATCCGCTT
This genomic window contains:
- a CDS encoding SPOR domain-containing protein translates to MAKKKDEDIENNDDLNQDNQDDFNEADDNFGLPDVDPQPLDESSDESEPEASESDYASESESEESETYAYSSYDSDEDSSDSSTSEESDEYVPGSYTPPQEENSNVGKIIGIVLVVVLAGLAIWYFGFYGPAKDAEEKARQEQIAAQKAKEEAAAKKAEEERKAREAAEAEAARLAAEEAAKPKIGTVETISSRTGRFYVVVASAIDGDLAMDYAKKLNKKGVNVNLIPPFGKSKFHRVTVDSQDSWAAAENRATELKSEYGEDVWVIKY
- a CDS encoding ExbD/TolR family protein, which codes for MALKSKHNVEPMFSMSSMTDIIFLLLVFFMLTSSFITPSGLPVNLPTSKSSTVELQKVSVTITKELDYYVNDKKVSRALLEGELKSKLTEKEGVVVLHIDSSVPTEHLVYVADIATALEAKVSIATKPK
- a CDS encoding MotA/TolQ/ExbB proton channel family protein: MILTQIIAAQDTTSAALANDNSVRVIDLLFQGGFMMIPILLLWVAAVYIFIERVLSIKKSSTAPEGFMTQIRGLVEKGDVKGAKMLCTQYDSPIVKMIEKGIARIGSPLKNIEVSIENVGKIEIFKLEKNLSLLATISGSAPMLGFLGTVIGMIQAFIAIAQEEGSVSPKLLSEGIYTAMITTAAGLFVGILAYLGYNYLVTRVQKIVHQMEYSSVEFIDLLQEPKN